In bacterium, the DNA window ATCGAAACCCGGAAGATGATGCTGCTAAAATGATCTTTCTTCCAAACGATATAGAAGGGGGAGATTCCAGATGAGACGAGTATTACTGGCCGTACTGTGCGGATTCGGAGTAAGTGTTGCCGGAGAAATGTTCACGATCGTGCAGGGCAACGTGGAGAACCTGGTCACGTTCACCAGCGACGCACCGCTTGAACAGGTCGTCGGCAAGACGCATATGGTGACAGGATATGTCTCCCTCCCTGACGGCACGTCCTCAGGTCAGGCTGAGATTCACCTTGACTTGGCATCGCTTGACACGGGCCTCAGTCTGCGCAACAAGCACATGCGGGAAAATCATCTCGAGACGCAGATATTTCCCGAGGCTGTTTTCACGCTCAACACGCTTTTCATTCCCACTGGAAGCCTGCAACCTGGCGAACGCACTGCCGTCAAGGTGAGCGGAGCACTTGCGCTGCATGGAGTGACGCGCGAGATTGCTCCAGAAACGCATCTTACTCTGTCAAACGGCGGCGATGAGCTCAGAATCGAATCCAGTTTCTCAATTTCGCTGAAGGACCATCAAATCAAACGCCCTGAGTTTCTGGTGATGAAACTCGCCGACGAACAGAAGATCGAAGTCAAGTTAGTGGCGAGACGTTCACGTTAGAGACTTCTGCCCGCGCAAAGACGATGAAGCCCTCGGAGAAACTCCGAGGGCTTCTTGTTCCTACCATTGCTTGGTGTGACAGTCTTTTCGCACTTCTTCCACCATCCTCAAGTCAACAAGTTTCTTGAATATTTTTTGAGAGGAGCACGCGCCTCGGCCAAGGGTTAGCGGAACTTATCCTAACTTATCCAGACTTTTCAACGGAATCTCATAACTGAATAACAATAAACGACTTATACAACTGACTAACAATTTCCAAATCTTTCGAAGATTTGTTGCGACATTGCATTGATTGGGTTAGATTTACCATAATTTGCGAAAAAACTGGGACACTACATGACTTCTGAGGGTAGTGGACCGGAATCGCACCTCCCCTCGGATTTGTTGCTCACAATTCAGCAAGCGGCGGATCTGCTGGGAGTCTCCAAGAATACGATACGAAGGTGGTGCCGCAATGGCTTGCTGGAGTGCATTCGTATTAACAGTAGGGGAGATCGCAGATTCACCCGAGAGAGTCTGCATGCGGTTCTCGGTCCAAAGCGAACAGGCAGACCGAAAAGTCTGGAAGAAACGGAAAGCAGTCATGGGGCGAGTTAAGGGACTCCTCCAAGGAAGCTAAGCAGAAAATCAGAATTAGTGCAAAGGCGACTCATGAATGATTTTTGTTCCTATTAGTAAGTGCTGCAAACGTGTTTCGCCATCGATGGCGATGCCAGCCGGTTCGGCAAG includes these proteins:
- a CDS encoding YceI family protein, with translation MRRVLLAVLCGFGVSVAGEMFTIVQGNVENLVTFTSDAPLEQVVGKTHMVTGYVSLPDGTSSGQAEIHLDLASLDTGLSLRNKHMRENHLETQIFPEAVFTLNTLFIPTGSLQPGERTAVKVSGALALHGVTREIAPETHLTLSNGGDELRIESSFSISLKDHQIKRPEFLVMKLADEQKIEVKLVARRSR
- a CDS encoding helix-turn-helix domain-containing protein; protein product: MTSEGSGPESHLPSDLLLTIQQAADLLGVSKNTIRRWCRNGLLECIRINSRGDRRFTRESLHAVLGPKRTGRPKSLEETESSHGAS